Genomic window (Pseudomonas azadiae):
GGAAGGCCTGGTGGGCGGTGATGATCACATTCGGGAAGGTCAGCAGGCGCGCGAGGACATCGTCCTGCAAGGGCAGGTCGGAGCGGTCTTCGAAAAACAGTTGGGCTTCTTCCTCATACACATCCAGCCCGAGGTAGCCCAACTGGCCGTCCTTGAGCGCTTCGATGAGCGCCGGAGTGTCGACCAGCCCACCGCGACCGGTGTTGATCAGCATCGCGCCGCGCTGCATCTGCGCCAGGGAGCGGGCGTTGATCAGGTGTTGACTGTCGGCGGTCAGCGGGCAGTGCAGGCTGATGATCTGCGCCTGGGCGAGCAATTCGGGCAGGCTCACGTAGCCTGCGCCGAGCGCCAGGACCTCTGGGTTGGGAAAGGGGTCGCAGGCGAGCAGCCGGCAACCGAAGCCGGCCATGATCCGGGCGAAGGTCGCGCCGATCTGCCCGGTGCCGACCACCCCGACGGTCTTGCCCACCAGGTCAAAACCGGTGAGGCCATGCAGGCTGAAATCGCCATCGCGGGTGCGGTTATAGGCGCGATGCAGACGGCGGTTGAGGGCCAGGATCAGCGCGACCGCATGCTCGGCTACCGCGTGGGGCGAATAGGCCGGCACGCGTACGATGGCCAGGCCCAGGCGCTTGGCGGCGGTCAGGTCCACATGGTTGTAGCCCGCCGAGCGCAGGGCGATCAGCCGCGTGCCG
Coding sequences:
- a CDS encoding 2-hydroxyacid dehydrogenase, with translation MRVILFSSQAYDRDSFLGEPLPAGLALQFQPARLNLDTVALAEHHEVVCAFINDDLSAPVLEQLAKGGTRLIALRSAGYNHVDLTAAKRLGLAIVRVPAYSPHAVAEHAVALILALNRRLHRAYNRTRDGDFSLHGLTGFDLVGKTVGVVGTGQIGATFARIMAGFGCRLLACDPFPNPEVLALGAGYVSLPELLAQAQIISLHCPLTADSQHLINARSLAQMQRGAMLINTGRGGLVDTPALIEALKDGQLGYLGLDVYEEEAQLFFEDRSDLPLQDDVLARLLTFPNVIITAHQAFLTREALAAIAGTTLANIAAWADGRAQNLVDG